One part of the Desulfonema ishimotonii genome encodes these proteins:
- a CDS encoding fatty acid CoA ligase family protein has translation MDDIIDQKEEIPTDGEPKVVNIAHRLRRMAALQPHKRAVVYPAGWDENGRVAYTHLTFMQLDRESDCLAHGLENIGIRRGVRTILMVRPSLEFFVLTFAMFKVGAVPVIVDPGMGVRRMVQCLRESKADAFIGIPKAHLMRLVYPAFFKTVNTWVTVGRRWFWSGCTLKHLYRGAWETYPLAETRADETAAILFTTGSTGPAKGVVYTHGTFDAQVRHIQRHFDIGTDEVDLPTFPLFSLFDPALGMTAVIPDMDPTRPAEVDPEKILEAIYNQGVTNMFASPALLNRVGGYGKAEGIRLPTLRRVISAGAPVSPGNIEQFSTMLEDHAEIHTPYGATEAMPVMSVGSREILSETRKFSEQGYGMCVGHPVEGIAVRIIRITDDPIEEWSDALVVEKGEIGEITVKGDIVTRQYFERPHDDALSKIREGDDIWHRMGDLGWRDNKGRVWFCGRKSHRVVTESRSLFTIPCEAVFNQHPAVFRSALIGIGKPARQKPVMCIELKDGGKGVDQETVKQELLNLAAKNPMIEDIKTILFHEAFPVDIRHNAKIFREELRAWAAGK, from the coding sequence ATGGATGATATAATAGATCAGAAAGAAGAAATACCCACAGACGGAGAGCCGAAGGTCGTCAATATTGCCCACCGGCTGAGGCGGATGGCAGCGCTTCAGCCCCATAAGCGGGCGGTTGTCTATCCTGCCGGATGGGATGAGAACGGGCGTGTGGCCTACACGCACCTCACCTTTATGCAGCTCGACAGGGAGTCGGACTGCCTGGCCCACGGCCTTGAGAATATCGGCATCCGGCGGGGCGTCCGCACCATTCTGATGGTCCGGCCCAGTCTGGAATTTTTTGTCCTGACCTTTGCCATGTTCAAGGTCGGGGCCGTTCCGGTCATCGTCGATCCGGGCATGGGCGTCAGGCGCATGGTGCAGTGTCTCCGGGAGAGTAAGGCCGATGCTTTTATCGGTATCCCCAAAGCCCATCTGATGCGCCTGGTTTATCCTGCTTTTTTCAAAACGGTAAACACATGGGTCACGGTGGGCCGCCGCTGGTTCTGGAGCGGCTGCACGCTGAAGCACCTTTACCGGGGAGCCTGGGAGACCTATCCGCTGGCGGAGACCCGGGCGGATGAGACGGCGGCAATCCTCTTTACGACCGGCAGCACCGGCCCGGCCAAGGGCGTTGTCTACACCCACGGCACGTTTGACGCGCAGGTTCGCCACATTCAGCGCCATTTTGACATCGGAACCGATGAGGTGGACCTTCCCACATTTCCGCTTTTTTCCCTGTTTGACCCGGCACTGGGCATGACGGCGGTGATCCCGGACATGGACCCGACCCGTCCTGCGGAGGTTGACCCGGAGAAAATACTGGAAGCCATATACAATCAGGGCGTCACCAACATGTTTGCCTCCCCTGCGCTGCTCAACCGCGTGGGCGGTTACGGCAAAGCCGAGGGGATCAGGCTGCCCACCCTCAGACGGGTCATATCGGCGGGTGCGCCCGTATCGCCAGGCAATATCGAGCAATTTTCAACGATGCTGGAGGACCACGCGGAGATCCATACCCCTTACGGCGCAACCGAAGCCATGCCGGTGATGTCGGTGGGCAGCCGGGAGATTCTCTCGGAAACCCGCAAATTCAGCGAACAGGGATATGGCATGTGCGTGGGCCACCCCGTCGAAGGAATTGCGGTCCGCATTATCCGGATTACGGATGATCCCATTGAAGAATGGTCCGATGCCCTGGTGGTGGAGAAGGGGGAGATCGGCGAAATCACGGTAAAGGGCGATATTGTCACCCGTCAGTATTTTGAACGCCCTCATGACGACGCCCTGTCGAAGATCCGGGAGGGGGATGATATCTGGCACCGGATGGGCGATCTGGGATGGCGCGATAACAAGGGCCGGGTATGGTTCTGCGGCCGGAAGAGCCACCGGGTTGTCACCGAGAGCCGGTCTCTGTTCACGATCCCCTGCGAGGCGGTCTTCAACCAGCATCCTGCCGTATTTCGCAGCGCTCTGATCGGTATCGGCAAGCCAGCCCGGCAGAAACCGGTGATGTGCATTGAGCTGAAAGACGGGGGGAAAGGGGTGGATCAGGAGACGGTAAAGCAGGAACTGCTCAACCTGGCGGCCAAAAACCCCATGATCGAAGATATTAAAACCATCCTGTTTCACGAGGCGTTTCCGGTGGATATCCGGCATAATGCGAAAATATTCCGGGAGGAGCTGAGGGCGTGGGCAGCCGGAAAATAG